A genomic stretch from Bradyrhizobium sp. 195 includes:
- a CDS encoding helix-turn-helix transcriptional regulator codes for MRASRMLSILTTLQARGQVTAPELAEACEVSVRTIYRDIDALAASGVPVYADRGAEGGYRLIDGYRVRLNGLSQSEAGALFLAGLPGPAAALGLDAAMIAAQNKLMAALPANLRADAGRMQERFHLDAPGWFGETEDPKHLRTIAGATLRGTLIKIRYQSWRSEKQRRLAPLGLVLKGGSWYLAGQVDASVRTYRVARVLDCTALDDGFDRPADFDLAAYWQAATLRLEAEMHPNVAVVRLSPFGVKLLDALSQPYVKARTQLEETADAYGWRIARVPVGKTSWHAAAELLRLGPEAEVLEPADLRDKMVELTQAMAARYRAVRKA; via the coding sequence ATGCGCGCGAGCCGGATGCTGTCGATCCTCACCACCCTCCAGGCCAGGGGGCAGGTCACCGCGCCCGAGCTCGCGGAGGCCTGCGAGGTGTCGGTGCGCACGATCTATCGCGACATCGACGCGCTCGCCGCGTCCGGCGTTCCCGTGTACGCCGATCGCGGCGCGGAGGGCGGCTATCGCCTGATCGACGGCTACCGCGTGCGGCTGAACGGTCTGTCGCAGAGCGAGGCAGGCGCGCTGTTCCTGGCCGGATTGCCGGGCCCGGCCGCGGCACTCGGGCTCGATGCTGCGATGATCGCCGCGCAGAACAAGCTGATGGCCGCCCTGCCTGCGAATCTTCGCGCGGACGCCGGGCGGATGCAGGAGCGTTTTCACCTGGACGCGCCGGGCTGGTTTGGCGAGACGGAAGACCCAAAGCACCTGCGCACGATCGCCGGGGCGACTCTGCGCGGGACGCTGATCAAGATCCGCTATCAGAGCTGGCGATCCGAGAAGCAGCGCCGCCTCGCGCCGCTCGGCCTCGTGTTGAAGGGTGGGAGCTGGTACCTCGCGGGTCAGGTCGACGCCAGCGTGCGCACCTATCGCGTCGCGCGCGTGCTTGACTGCACGGCGCTCGACGACGGCTTCGATCGCCCCGCCGATTTCGATCTCGCCGCCTATTGGCAGGCCGCGACACTTCGCCTCGAGGCCGAGATGCATCCGAATGTCGCGGTCGTGCGGCTCTCGCCGTTCGGTGTCAAGCTGCTCGATGCGCTGAGCCAGCCCTACGTCAAGGCGCGCACGCAGCTCGAAGAGACCGCTGATGCCTACGGCTGGCGCATTGCGCGCGTGCCTGTCGGCAAGACATCCTGGCACGCCGCAGCCGAATTGTTGCGGCTCGGTCCCGAGGCCGAAGTGCTTGAGCCCGCCGATCTTCGCGACAAGATGGTGGAGCTGACGCAGGCAATGGCCGCGCGCTATCGCGCGGTGCGCAAAGCCTGA
- a CDS encoding cyclic nucleotide-gated ion channel, whose product MSKPLISALAQFAAATAGRNMTKAAYVAVTVGVLGMVLLTDKRAHEAHGWIGALLWACLAYFVFEWLVRLHHMTQQGRLSLYMSSSAGLVDAIGALAVPVALVLGVEPGTAWLLGVLWVLKVIPGIPGLRQLRRVLVLESGPLVSVLVIFLMVVFLASVAEYFLERDVQPQTFGSVPAALWWAVVTLTTTGYGDVVPVTPLGRLVAAAVMISGLGVFGLWTGILATGFAAETRRDNFLKTWESVSKVPFFAALGPAAIADVTHMLRTMELPARTMIIRKGAQGDCMYFIAAGEVEVDLPGKKVQLGEGAFFGEMALLGNNKRGANVSTTKVSRLLVLDLVDFRVLMARHPDLAETIDAEANRRALENK is encoded by the coding sequence ATGTCCAAGCCGCTGATTTCCGCACTGGCCCAGTTCGCGGCCGCCACGGCCGGCCGCAACATGACCAAGGCGGCCTATGTCGCGGTGACCGTCGGCGTGCTCGGCATGGTGTTGCTGACGGACAAACGGGCCCATGAGGCGCACGGCTGGATCGGCGCTCTGCTTTGGGCGTGCCTCGCCTATTTCGTCTTCGAATGGCTGGTCCGGCTGCACCATATGACGCAGCAGGGGCGACTTTCGCTCTACATGTCCTCCTCTGCCGGGCTGGTTGACGCGATCGGAGCTCTGGCGGTGCCGGTCGCGCTGGTTCTCGGCGTCGAGCCCGGGACGGCCTGGCTGCTCGGCGTGCTCTGGGTGTTGAAGGTCATCCCGGGCATTCCGGGCCTGCGGCAGCTTCGCCGCGTGCTAGTGCTGGAATCGGGGCCGCTGGTCAGCGTGCTCGTGATCTTCCTGATGGTGGTCTTCCTCGCCTCCGTCGCCGAATATTTCCTGGAGCGGGACGTGCAGCCCCAGACGTTCGGCAGCGTGCCGGCGGCGCTGTGGTGGGCCGTCGTCACGCTGACGACCACCGGCTACGGCGACGTCGTGCCGGTGACGCCGCTCGGGCGCTTGGTGGCAGCCGCCGTGATGATCTCCGGCCTCGGCGTGTTCGGCCTTTGGACCGGTATTCTGGCGACCGGATTTGCCGCCGAGACCCGGCGCGACAATTTCCTCAAGACCTGGGAGTCCGTCAGCAAGGTGCCGTTCTTCGCGGCGCTCGGCCCCGCTGCGATTGCCGACGTCACCCACATGCTGCGGACCATGGAGCTGCCGGCGCGCACCATGATCATCCGCAAGGGGGCGCAGGGCGATTGCATGTATTTCATCGCCGCCGGCGAGGTCGAGGTCGACCTGCCCGGCAAGAAGGTTCAGCTCGGCGAAGGCGCCTTCTTCGGCGAGATGGCGCTGCTCGGCAACAACAAGCGCGGTGCCAACGTTTCGACCACGAAAGTATCGCGGCTTCTGGTGCTCGACCTCGTCGACTTCCGCGTGCTGATGGCACGGCACCCGGATCTCGCCGAGACCATCGACGCCGAGGCGAATCGCCGCGCGCTCGAAAACAAGTAA
- a CDS encoding glutathione S-transferase family protein has product MTDPNRITLYYSPQSRATGTRVLLEELEAPYDLHVLNMKASEQRQPAYLAINPLGKVPAVRHGDALVTEQVAITIFLADLFPQAGLTPALNDPLRGPYLRWIAYYGSSFEPALIDKFMQREPAPITHSPYADYDTMLATLEAQLSKGPYLLGERMTAADVLWGVAFSWTMMFGIVPKKDVFVRYAERMTSRSAFQRINAADDEMAAEHAAAVGG; this is encoded by the coding sequence ATGACCGATCCGAACCGCATCACCCTGTATTACTCGCCGCAAAGCCGCGCCACCGGCACGCGGGTGCTGCTGGAGGAGCTGGAGGCGCCCTACGATCTCCACGTCCTCAATATGAAGGCGAGCGAGCAGCGTCAGCCCGCTTATCTCGCCATTAATCCGCTCGGCAAGGTCCCGGCGGTCCGTCATGGCGACGCCCTGGTGACCGAGCAGGTCGCGATCACCATCTTTCTCGCCGATCTGTTTCCGCAGGCGGGGCTGACGCCCGCGCTGAACGATCCGTTGCGAGGCCCTTATCTGCGCTGGATCGCCTATTACGGCTCATCCTTCGAGCCGGCGCTGATCGACAAATTCATGCAGCGCGAGCCGGCCCCCATCACGCATTCGCCCTATGCCGACTACGACACCATGCTCGCAACGCTCGAAGCGCAGCTGTCGAAGGGGCCGTATCTCCTCGGCGAGCGGATGACGGCTGCCGATGTGCTGTGGGGCGTCGCATTCAGCTGGACCATGATGTTCGGCATCGTGCCGAAAAAGGACGTGTTCGTGCGCTATGCCGAACGTATGACGTCGCGGTCGGCGTTCCAGCGGATCAATGCGGCCGATGACGAGATGGCGGCGGAGCATGCTGCGGCCGTTGGGGGCTGA
- a CDS encoding enoyl-CoA hydratase/isomerase family protein translates to MSDITDAATGPLLERDGARATIRLNRPKHLNRLQAEDLDALVKLFDLVEADPGIRVLVLTGTGRVFSAGYDLNSVAERAVSANEQQSAGSAFEVVVNRLEDLGVPTICRLNGGVYGGSTDLALACDFRIGVDTAEMFMPAARLGLHYYPSGIKRYVTRLGLDNAKKLFLTAQKISAPEMLRIGYLTAMVPVEFLDEEVDKLAGVLAGNAPQAMRGMKRAINEFARGELDDRAADQRHRDSMRGDEIKEGIKAFAEKRAPKF, encoded by the coding sequence ATGTCGGACATCACCGACGCAGCCACCGGCCCCCTGCTCGAACGCGACGGCGCGCGCGCCACCATCCGCCTCAACCGGCCCAAGCATCTCAACCGGCTCCAGGCGGAGGACCTCGACGCGCTCGTCAAACTGTTCGACCTGGTCGAGGCAGATCCTGGCATCCGCGTGCTGGTGCTGACCGGCACCGGCCGGGTCTTCTCCGCCGGCTATGACCTCAATTCGGTCGCCGAGCGCGCCGTCAGCGCAAACGAGCAGCAGAGCGCGGGCTCCGCCTTCGAGGTGGTCGTCAACCGGCTGGAGGATTTGGGCGTGCCGACGATCTGCCGGCTCAACGGGGGCGTCTACGGCGGCTCGACCGACCTCGCGCTCGCCTGCGATTTCCGCATCGGCGTCGACACTGCCGAGATGTTCATGCCGGCGGCGCGGCTCGGACTGCATTATTACCCGAGCGGCATCAAACGCTACGTCACCCGGCTTGGCCTCGACAATGCGAAAAAGCTGTTTCTGACCGCGCAAAAGATCAGCGCGCCGGAGATGCTGCGCATCGGCTATCTCACCGCCATGGTGCCGGTGGAGTTTCTGGACGAGGAGGTCGACAAGCTCGCCGGCGTCCTCGCTGGCAACGCGCCGCAGGCGATGCGTGGCATGAAGCGTGCGATCAACGAATTCGCCCGCGGCGAGCTCGATGATCGCGCCGCCGACCAGCGCCATCGCGACAGCATGCGCGGCGACGAGATCAAGGAAGGCATCAAGGCGTTCGCGGAGAAGCGAGCGCCAAAATTCTGA
- a CDS encoding MBL fold metallo-hydrolase: MPLWTCETCGAQFPNGGNPPASCLICEDERQFVNWKGQSFLTREELMRGHRLVGRDDLGLTGISLEPSFAIGQRALLVPQGDGCVMWDCVPLATDEAIQHVAALGGLKAIAISHPHYYGAVADWSDTFGGVPVYLHADDRAFVTRPHPSIVHWTGESHRISDDVLLLRTGGHFAGATMLHAARGADGKGALLTGDIAQVTMDRRFVSFMYSYPNYMPLNAAAVRRIAAAVEPLAFDRIYGAWWGRNIASGAKAAFAASVERYIAAIA, translated from the coding sequence ATGCCTCTCTGGACCTGCGAAACCTGCGGCGCGCAATTTCCGAACGGCGGAAATCCGCCCGCCTCCTGCCTGATTTGCGAGGACGAGCGGCAGTTCGTGAACTGGAAAGGGCAGAGCTTCCTCACGCGCGAGGAGCTCATGCGGGGGCACCGACTGGTGGGCCGCGACGATCTCGGCCTCACCGGGATCAGCCTGGAGCCGAGCTTCGCCATCGGGCAGCGCGCGCTGCTGGTGCCTCAAGGCGATGGATGCGTGATGTGGGATTGCGTTCCGCTGGCAACCGATGAAGCCATCCAACACGTTGCAGCACTCGGCGGACTGAAGGCGATCGCGATCTCGCATCCGCACTACTACGGCGCGGTCGCCGACTGGAGCGATACCTTTGGCGGCGTGCCGGTCTATCTGCATGCCGACGATCGCGCCTTCGTCACGCGGCCGCATCCCTCGATCGTGCACTGGACCGGCGAAAGCCACCGCATCTCCGACGATGTGCTGCTGCTGCGCACCGGCGGTCATTTCGCCGGTGCCACCATGCTGCACGCTGCGCGCGGTGCGGACGGCAAGGGCGCGCTGCTCACCGGCGACATCGCTCAGGTGACGATGGACCGCCGCTTCGTCAGCTTCATGTACTCCTACCCCAACTACATGCCGCTCAATGCCGCCGCGGTGCGGCGGATCGCGGCCGCAGTCGAGCCGCTCGCCTTCGATCGCATCTATGGCGCCTGGTGGGGGCGCAACATTGCCAGTGGGGCCAAGGCCGCCTTCGCAGCATCGGTGGAGCGCTATATCGCCGCCATCGCGTAA
- a CDS encoding DUF6157 family protein — protein sequence MTKPMHTTNCFNTFIRVAEDCPARTGEEPPLRAGKPTVACLQYVMIAMAPYKYSSDDVIFATSAPGRELDVKATKAEKHAAREAFFSRGQACMRASSLGKRFGWGVHADSEGRIAIYAIDSKRYQALVRDPKLTQVRAMRSKRA from the coding sequence ATGACGAAGCCGATGCACACGACCAACTGCTTCAACACCTTCATCCGGGTAGCCGAAGACTGTCCCGCGCGTACTGGCGAGGAGCCGCCGTTGCGCGCGGGAAAGCCGACGGTGGCGTGCCTGCAATACGTGATGATCGCCATGGCACCCTACAAATACTCGTCCGACGACGTTATCTTCGCGACGTCTGCGCCTGGACGCGAGCTCGATGTGAAGGCGACCAAAGCGGAGAAGCATGCGGCCCGCGAAGCGTTCTTCTCTCGGGGGCAAGCGTGCATGAGGGCGTCGAGCCTGGGCAAGCGCTTCGGATGGGGCGTTCATGCCGATAGCGAGGGCCGGATCGCGATCTACGCCATCGACAGCAAACGCTACCAGGCGCTCGTCCGCGATCCCAAGCTCACGCAGGTGCGCGCGATGCGGTCGAAGCGGGCGTGA
- a CDS encoding DUF3307 domain-containing protein, whose product MLLLTFKHIIADFVLQTAWMAHGKDQKHGWALPLLVHCLVHLAVALPLILIVAPRFWFVALIDFVIHITIDRAKGFVSANFGVDLAHPWFWTLIGVDQALHHLTGFGLSIFMAAN is encoded by the coding sequence ATGTTGCTGCTCACTTTCAAGCACATCATCGCCGATTTCGTCCTTCAGACCGCCTGGATGGCGCACGGCAAGGACCAGAAGCACGGTTGGGCCCTGCCGCTTCTGGTGCACTGCCTCGTTCACCTTGCGGTTGCGTTGCCGCTGATCCTGATCGTCGCGCCGAGATTCTGGTTTGTGGCCCTGATCGACTTCGTGATCCACATCACGATCGACCGCGCCAAGGGGTTCGTCTCGGCGAATTTCGGGGTCGATCTTGCGCATCCCTGGTTCTGGACCTTGATCGGCGTCGACCAGGCCCTCCACCATCTCACCGGCTTTGGCCTCTCCATCTTCATGGCGGCGAACTGA
- a CDS encoding AraC family transcriptional regulator, giving the protein MGKRPLEIAAGDVTIGDPSIKGAYITQTGNGNFRTALLPRKALLRVCPNAEDLIAQSIPGANPITSMFLRYYDLAHAYADKLAPAELDAVSQHLFDLSVLMIGARGDVAEEARTRGLAAARLEILKSDILAQLDNPALSLTVLSATHRVSPRTIQLLFEQGGITYSGFVLEQRLLRADRLLRNPAMRTRKIIEIAHLAGFHDVSYFHRAFRRRFGQTPDDVRKLAGDAD; this is encoded by the coding sequence ATGGGAAAGCGCCCGCTGGAGATCGCGGCGGGCGACGTCACAATCGGGGACCCCTCAATCAAGGGCGCCTATATCACGCAGACCGGGAACGGTAATTTCCGGACCGCGCTGCTGCCGCGTAAGGCGCTGCTGCGCGTCTGCCCGAATGCCGAGGACCTGATCGCGCAGTCGATCCCTGGCGCCAACCCGATCACGTCGATGTTCCTGCGATATTACGATCTCGCGCATGCTTATGCCGACAAGCTCGCGCCCGCGGAACTCGACGCGGTCTCGCAGCATTTGTTCGATTTATCGGTGCTGATGATCGGAGCCCGCGGCGATGTCGCCGAGGAAGCTCGGACGCGCGGCCTTGCCGCAGCGCGTCTCGAGATCCTCAAATCCGACATCCTGGCGCAGTTGGACAACCCCGCACTGTCTCTCACCGTCCTGTCAGCCACGCACCGGGTCAGCCCACGCACGATCCAGCTGCTGTTCGAGCAGGGCGGCATCACCTATAGCGGCTTCGTGCTGGAGCAGCGCTTGCTACGCGCCGATCGGCTGCTTCGAAATCCTGCCATGCGCACCCGCAAGATCATCGAGATCGCGCATCTCGCGGGTTTCCACGACGTCTCCTACTTTCATCGCGCGTTTCGCCGCCGCTTCGGACAGACGCCCGACGACGTCAGGAAGCTGGCCGGCGACGCCGACTAG
- a CDS encoding TAXI family TRAP transporter solute-binding subunit: MSTEGPNSSPMEPPPRRPKVIKTNQQQVFLYVVLTLLLSLATVWGGRAMLHNSETLTFAVGAPNSDEALFAAKLATVLKTNASRFRIKIVNNADNAKALAQFDRKQADLAVLRTDAKVPLRARTLAILEHDLVLLIGPGNKKIKSIAELKKKKVAVVAENESSLAFVRSILDIPDGPDAAKIQMAPPGATLDKLFAPSNGFGAVIAIVHASRAVRDKAYEQVAKRGGGFTLNAIDEAKALARRVPGISSETLTAGTLSTSPQIPDDDLDTIGLEWLLVAQSRMSPSTAGELARIVYENKSALGLDNSFASRIEPASTEKDAFVMAHQGAADYINDDTKSFMEKYSDLMYLGAAALSVIGSIFAAIYAKITRIAPEKASELSTAILDIGERIEHAHSLDQLECLQDELEGILRGAVIGLRDGTISTDGLDTFKLGYEFVRDEIGMRRDYLKRHAGETEKTARDESPAQHDDSNVVVVKTAQSA, from the coding sequence ATGAGTACTGAAGGCCCCAATTCATCACCGATGGAGCCGCCGCCCCGGCGCCCCAAGGTGATCAAGACCAATCAGCAGCAGGTCTTCCTCTACGTCGTGCTGACCCTGCTGTTGTCGCTCGCCACCGTCTGGGGCGGCCGCGCCATGCTGCACAATTCGGAAACGCTGACTTTTGCCGTCGGCGCCCCCAACAGCGACGAGGCGCTGTTCGCGGCCAAGCTCGCCACCGTGCTGAAGACCAACGCCTCGCGCTTCCGGATCAAGATCGTCAACAACGCAGACAACGCCAAGGCGCTCGCACAGTTCGACCGCAAGCAGGCTGACCTTGCCGTCCTGCGCACCGACGCCAAGGTACCGCTGCGGGCGCGCACGCTCGCGATCCTCGAGCACGATCTCGTGCTTCTGATCGGTCCCGGCAACAAGAAGATCAAGTCGATCGCCGAGTTGAAGAAGAAAAAGGTCGCGGTCGTCGCCGAGAACGAGTCCTCCCTCGCCTTCGTGCGCAGCATCCTCGACATCCCCGACGGTCCGGACGCCGCGAAAATCCAGATGGCGCCGCCGGGCGCAACGCTCGACAAGCTGTTTGCACCGTCAAACGGCTTTGGCGCGGTGATCGCCATCGTCCATGCCTCCAGGGCGGTGCGGGACAAGGCCTATGAGCAGGTCGCCAAGCGCGGCGGCGGCTTCACGCTCAACGCGATCGACGAGGCCAAGGCGCTGGCGCGTAGAGTCCCGGGCATCTCCAGCGAGACGCTGACGGCGGGCACGCTGTCGACCTCGCCGCAAATTCCCGACGACGATCTCGACACGATCGGGCTCGAATGGCTGCTGGTCGCGCAATCCAGGATGTCCCCGAGCACGGCAGGCGAGCTCGCACGCATCGTCTACGAGAACAAATCAGCGCTCGGGCTCGACAACAGCTTTGCAAGCAGAATTGAGCCGGCCTCGACCGAGAAGGACGCCTTCGTGATGGCGCACCAGGGCGCGGCCGACTACATCAACGACGACACCAAGTCGTTCATGGAGAAGTACAGCGACCTGATGTATCTGGGCGCCGCCGCGCTCAGCGTCATCGGCTCGATCTTCGCTGCCATCTACGCCAAGATCACCCGCATCGCGCCAGAGAAGGCCAGCGAGCTCTCCACCGCGATCCTCGACATCGGCGAGCGGATCGAGCACGCCCACTCTCTGGATCAGCTCGAATGCCTCCAGGACGAGCTGGAGGGCATTTTACGCGGGGCCGTCATCGGCCTGCGAGACGGCACGATCAGCACCGACGGGCTCGACACCTTCAAGCTCGGCTACGAATTCGTCCGCGACGAGATCGGCATGCGCCGCGACTATCTGAAACGTCATGCCGGCGAGACTGAAAAGACGGCGCGCGACGAAAGCCCTGCCCAGCACGACGACAGCAATGTCGTGGTGGTCAAGACCGCCCAGAGCGCCTGA
- a CDS encoding alpha/beta fold hydrolase — MTAHYDIFEAGDVTLQSGAVFSALKLAYKTYGTLSPAKDNVILYPTSFSAQHFDTEWLIGPDGVLDPTRYFIIIPNLFGNGLSSSPSNTAAPFPEVTYHDAVAVQHRLLTERFGIAKLALVYGWSMGGMQAFHWAALHPDMVARAAVVCGSARCAPYNYVFLESVKAALTADPAFRDGRFAEKPVAGYRAMGRVYAGWAMSHGFYRDELWREAGFSSLEDYLVRTWDATFARRDANDLLAQIGIWQRGDISRCGAFGGNLDRALAAIKAHMLLMPGATDRYFDVRDNEDELGRLTNAKSAVLHPIPSLHGHRAGNPVGNPRDQAFIKAEVAALLGK, encoded by the coding sequence ATGACGGCGCACTACGACATCTTCGAAGCCGGCGACGTCACCCTCCAGTCCGGGGCCGTCTTCTCCGCGCTGAAGCTTGCTTACAAGACCTACGGCACGCTGAGCCCGGCCAAGGACAACGTCATCCTTTATCCGACGTCGTTCAGCGCGCAGCATTTTGACACCGAGTGGCTGATTGGCCCGGACGGCGTGCTCGATCCCACGCGCTACTTCATCATCATCCCGAACCTGTTCGGCAACGGTCTGTCGTCCTCGCCGTCGAATACCGCGGCGCCGTTCCCGGAGGTGACCTATCACGATGCGGTCGCGGTCCAGCACCGGCTCCTCACCGAACGCTTCGGCATCGCAAAGCTTGCCCTCGTCTACGGCTGGTCGATGGGCGGCATGCAGGCCTTTCACTGGGCGGCGCTGCATCCCGATATGGTCGCGCGCGCGGCCGTGGTCTGCGGCAGTGCGCGTTGCGCGCCCTACAATTACGTCTTCCTGGAAAGCGTGAAGGCCGCGCTCACCGCCGATCCCGCCTTCCGCGACGGCCGCTTCGCCGAGAAGCCCGTCGCCGGCTACCGCGCCATGGGGCGCGTCTATGCCGGCTGGGCGATGTCGCACGGCTTCTATCGCGACGAGCTCTGGCGCGAGGCCGGCTTCAGCTCGCTGGAGGACTATCTCGTCCGTACCTGGGATGCGACCTTTGCCCGGCGCGATGCCAATGATCTGCTGGCGCAGATCGGAATCTGGCAGCGCGGCGACATCAGTCGCTGTGGGGCATTCGGCGGCAATCTCGACCGCGCGCTGGCGGCGATCAAGGCGCACATGCTGCTGATGCCGGGCGCGACCGATCGCTATTTCGATGTCCGCGACAACGAGGACGAACTCGGCCGGCTGACCAACGCGAAATCGGCCGTGCTGCATCCGATCCCGTCGTTGCACGGCCATCGCGCCGGCAACCCCGTTGGCAATCCGCGCGACCAGGCCTTCATCAAGGCCGAGGTCGCAGCCCTTCTCGGCAAGTGA
- a CDS encoding fatty acid desaturase: MTDATVSESGHRLKPLTPAMLRELSVRSNLRGAAQSLGHYGVIALVGALIGMVAFRHGVLWALPLMAVQGYFVAFLFMAVHETAHKTAFRSRGLNLVVGHLSAFIIGLPYEYYCLFHWDHHRYTQDPDKDPELIVGVKPTSDTQLAIAYSGLLQVAGRLRLVLGHAITGKVTMPWIPEGKRATIVIEARAYVALYLLLLALSLWFSSALLLWVWIVPLVIGQFFLRPYLYAEHTGCDRTRSAFQNTRTTYTAAVVKWFAWNMPYHVEHHAYPSIPFHALPKLNEIVDGEIVHRGRGYIRTTRETWAWFRRQRQAR, translated from the coding sequence ATGACTGACGCGACCGTTTCAGAATCCGGCCACCGCCTGAAGCCGCTGACGCCGGCCATGCTGCGCGAACTGTCGGTCCGCTCCAATCTCAGAGGCGCGGCGCAGAGCCTTGGCCATTATGGCGTGATCGCGCTGGTGGGCGCGCTGATCGGGATGGTCGCTTTCCGCCATGGCGTGCTCTGGGCGCTGCCGTTGATGGCGGTGCAGGGCTATTTCGTCGCCTTCCTGTTCATGGCGGTGCATGAGACCGCGCACAAGACCGCGTTCAGGAGCCGCGGCCTCAATCTCGTCGTCGGCCATCTCTCGGCCTTCATCATCGGATTGCCCTACGAATATTACTGCCTGTTTCACTGGGACCATCACCGCTACACCCAGGATCCGGACAAGGATCCCGAGTTGATCGTCGGGGTGAAGCCGACATCCGACACGCAGCTCGCGATCGCCTATAGCGGCCTGCTCCAGGTCGCCGGACGTCTACGGCTGGTGCTCGGCCATGCGATCACCGGCAAGGTCACCATGCCCTGGATTCCCGAGGGCAAGCGCGCCACCATCGTGATCGAGGCGCGCGCCTATGTCGCGCTCTATCTCCTGCTGCTCGCGCTCTCGCTGTGGTTCTCGTCAGCGTTGCTGCTTTGGGTCTGGATCGTCCCGCTCGTCATCGGGCAGTTCTTCCTGCGGCCCTATCTCTATGCCGAGCATACCGGCTGCGACCGCACCCGCAGCGCGTTCCAGAACACCCGCACCACCTATACCGCCGCGGTCGTCAAATGGTTCGCGTGGAACATGCCCTACCATGTCGAGCACCACGCTTATCCCTCGATCCCCTTTCATGCGCTGCCGAAGCTGAACGAGATCGTCGACGGCGAGATCGTCCATCGCGGCCGCGGCTACATCAGAACGACGCGCGAGACCTGGGCCTGGTTTCGCCGGCAGCGGCAGGCCCGCTAG
- a CDS encoding MFS transporter, protein MTSRSPSPARLWPLFALNFFMADMQSGIGPFVGVFLQERGWATGLIGTALTIGNVAGMLITTPIGGFIDASRNKRMWVVIPGICVVLASAIILISQNFWAVTFSQVAQSLASAAIVPAVTGITLGIAKQKGFNALNGRNQAYNHAGNMVGAALSGYLGYKYGYVAVFMLAALFGAIAIACVMMIPAKAIDDRAARGSKEDDSKAPPDAMTMLLKHRALLVLALALALFHLGNAAIVPLYGLAAVAEGQANGPSFVATTVVIAQGVMVVTSLIAMKAASKRNYWPIILVSFMFLPIRGVLAFFVTGWWGVVPMQVLDGIGTGLQTVAVPGMVARALNGTGRINLGQGAVITVQGVGASLSPALGGWIAQWIGYGPTFLLLGGFGLASMALWFAFGATVKKY, encoded by the coding sequence ATGACATCGCGATCCCCCTCTCCGGCCCGCCTTTGGCCCCTGTTCGCGCTCAACTTCTTCATGGCCGACATGCAGTCGGGCATCGGTCCGTTCGTCGGCGTATTCCTCCAGGAGCGCGGCTGGGCGACCGGGCTGATCGGCACCGCGCTGACGATCGGCAATGTCGCGGGCATGCTGATCACGACGCCGATCGGCGGCTTCATCGATGCCAGCCGCAACAAGCGGATGTGGGTCGTCATTCCCGGCATCTGCGTCGTTCTCGCCTCCGCCATCATCCTGATCTCGCAAAATTTCTGGGCGGTGACGTTCTCGCAAGTCGCGCAATCGCTGGCGAGCGCCGCAATCGTGCCGGCGGTGACGGGCATCACGCTGGGCATCGCCAAGCAGAAGGGCTTCAACGCACTCAACGGCCGCAACCAGGCGTACAACCACGCCGGCAACATGGTCGGCGCCGCGCTGTCGGGCTATCTCGGCTACAAATACGGCTATGTCGCCGTGTTCATGCTGGCGGCCCTGTTCGGCGCCATCGCGATCGCCTGCGTGATGATGATCCCGGCCAAGGCAATCGATGACCGGGCCGCGCGCGGCAGCAAGGAGGATGACTCCAAGGCTCCGCCGGATGCGATGACGATGCTGCTCAAGCACCGGGCGCTGCTGGTTCTGGCGCTCGCGCTCGCGCTATTCCACCTCGGCAATGCCGCGATCGTTCCGCTCTACGGGCTTGCGGCGGTCGCCGAGGGACAGGCCAACGGCCCGAGCTTCGTCGCGACCACCGTGGTCATTGCACAAGGCGTGATGGTCGTGACGTCGCTGATCGCGATGAAGGCCGCGAGCAAGCGCAATTACTGGCCGATCATCCTGGTCTCCTTCATGTTCCTGCCCATTCGCGGCGTGCTCGCCTTCTTCGTTACGGGATGGTGGGGCGTCGTGCCGATGCAGGTGCTCGACGGCATCGGCACGGGGCTGCAAACCGTTGCCGTTCCCGGCATGGTGGCGCGGGCGCTCAACGGCACTGGCCGCATCAATCTCGGCCAGGGCGCCGTGATCACGGTGCAGGGTGTCGGCGCCAGCCTCAGTCCCGCGCTCGGCGGCTGGATCGCGCAATGGATCGGCTACGGTCCGACCTTCCTGCTGCTCGGCGGCTTCGGGCTCGCATCGATGGCGCTGTGGTTCGCGTTCGGGGCGACAGTGAAGAAGTATTGA